ATTCCGATCACCCTCGGCGGGAAGATCCACCACCAATGCGTCCAAGTCACCGCGCACCCGCGCGTCGTACGCGAGTTGAGTCCGTGAATCGAACTCGTCCAGTTGCAGTTGCCCCAGCGTGTGCGCGCGCGACAACCGCTTGACCATTTCTTCCCGATCGGCGTGACCCACGCGCATCTGCTGCGGGTCGATCGGTTGCTCTGTCGTCATCCTGGCTCGCCCTTACTCGTCGTCGGTTTCGTCGCGGCCGCGCGGTCCACAGCCGTCGCGGTGCGGGCCGCGTCCCTCACGGTGGGCTCCGGGTCCATCGCGCCGCGGGCCTCGGCCCTCGCGATGCGGCCCGCCCCGGCGGGGGCCCGGTCCGCCTGGTCGACGCGGGTCCTGTCCGCCGAATACCTCCGACAGAACGCTGGCGATGCTGTTGGCGGTGTCGGCATCAATCCAGCCGCCCGGCCCCCAACCCCCGCGTCCTGGCCCGCGACGCGGGCCGGGCCCGAACGGTGGCCCCGGCCGCTCAGGGCCGCCTTTCGGCCACCCACCGGCGATCTCGCCGATGATGACTTCGGTCAGGTAGGCATTCGTGGACATCCCGCGCCGCTCCGCGCGATCGTCCACCTTGTCTTTAGCCCACTTCGGCAGCCGTAGCGAGAAACGCACCAGCGTTTCGTCGGCTTCCTCGTCCTCGAGAACATCCTCGTCGGTGTCGTCCTCGTCGATGAGTTCGAAGTCGACGTGTTCGCCGTCCGGCTCGGGCTGGGTCTGCTGCACCACGAACGTGGGATCGAGACCGTCCATCGCGACCGTTACGCGCGACGAATATAGACCGTCATTGATTTCATCTGCAGCCTCGGTGACCGCATCGATCAACGCCAAACGCAGCGACGGCTCTGCAGCCGACGCCACCCGTGACGCCACATCTTTCGTAGCGTCGTCCGCAAGAGAGAGCGCGCCGTCGATACCTTCGCGCACCTTCCCGATGTGCTTTGAAATATCCATGACGCCATGGTGCGCGCATTTTGACGCCACCGCAACCCCATAAAGCACACCATTTTGGCGCCACGGGCTCGATAGCCTCCGTCACGTCGGGAGACGCCTCGCCTGTCGTGAACAGAATCTCGACTCACACAGGCTGGGCCACAAGATTTATTGAGATTAGTTCTCCTTTAAACGAGGATTACGTCATGAGCGCGACTGCATCGAGTTCAGACAGTTCCTCCAACGCCTCTCTCACGACCTCCGCCCTCGGCAGCACCACCGCAACCACCCGCTCGGGCAACCCGTGGTTTCAACTCACGCTGGCGACCATCGGATTCGCGGTCAACTTCTGGGCTTGGGCGCTGCTCAGCCCGCTTGGGCCGCTCTTTCGCGCCAACGGAACACTCGGCGACATCACCGAGGGCCAGGTATCGCTGCTCGTCGCGGTCCCGGTCATCGTCGGGTCGATCGGACGTATCTTCATCGGCGGGCTGACCGACAAATACGGCGGACGCCTGATGTTCCCCTTGGTCACCGGCGCCACGATCATCCCGGTACTGCTCATCGGATTCTGGGCCCAAGGCTCACTCGCGGCGATTCTCGTCATGGGATTCTTCCTCGGCATCGCAGGAACGTCGTTCGCCATTGGCGTCCCCTTCGTCAACGCGTGGTTCCCGCCGGCCAAGCGCGGCCTGGCGATCGGCATCTTCGGTGCGGGCATGGGTGGTACCGCGATCAGCGCCCTCACCACCGTGCCGATGTACGAGAACATCGGCGATACGGCGCCCTTTGTCATTTGCGCGATCGTTCTGGCGGTGTACGGCGTATTCGCCTGGTTCTTCATGCGCGACGCTCCGGGGCGGGTCGCGCCCACCACCTCGCTGATGTCGCGGATCGTCGCCAACTCCAAACTGCCGATCACCTGGCAGGCCTCGATTCTGTACGCGGTCGCATTCGGCGGGTACGTCGCGTTCTCGGTTTATCTGCCGGTGTACCTGCGCAATGCCTACGGACTCGAACCCGCCGACGCATCCAACCGGATGGCCGGATTCGTGCTTATCGCGGTAATCGGTCGCCCACTGGGTGGATGGCTCGCCGACAGACTCGGCTCGATCCGGGTGCTTGGGGCAGTCTTCGCCGTCGTCGCCGTTTGTGCGGCAATCGCATCTAGTAACCCGCCGCTGGAGAATTTCGGCACGATCGTCTTCTTGCTGTTAGCCCTCGCGCTCGGCGTCGGATCGGGCGCGGTATTCGCTCTCATCGCGCAAGCCACCGAACCCTCCCGGGTGGGTGGTGTCACCGGGATCGTCGGCGCAGCGGGCGGACTCGGCGGTTTCGTGCCACCGCTGATCATGGGCGCGATCTACGGCCTCACCAGTTCTTATCAATGGGGCCTCTGGCTGCTGGCCATCACCTCCGCGCTGACCCTGCTGCTTACCCTCACGGTGGTTCGCAAGACCAGGGCGCGAGTTGACGCGGCGCCGCACTGACAACGTCACGCGTCACGGATCGGAGGCATATATGCATAACGCAGCAGGCGAAGGCGCCGTACGCCGCCTACCGACAGATGAGTGCGTGAACCAGCCACCTCACCCAAGCAAGGCCGCCGACCTAGTTCTCCTCCACCATGTCGAGCCTGCGTCGCAGGCTTCAGGCGCTGCACACCCGGCCGCTAATCGCGCCTCACCTAGGAGCACCCGATGACCGACAACAACATCGACGACCCACTGAGCGAAGCTCTCGTCGGAACCCGACGCTTCTTCACCAAGGCAGAGGTCTCTGCCGATACGCGTTCGATCTACAAGATTGGCGGCCGCGAAGGCGACCGGTTCTATCGCGACCGGTGGAGCCACGACAAGGTGGTGCGGTCCACCCATGGGGTCAACTGCACGGGTTCGTGCTCCTGGAAGGTCTACGTCAAGGACGGGATCATCACCTGGGAAGCGCAGCAGACGGACTACCCGTCCACCGGCCCAGACAAACCTGAGTACGAACCGCGCGGGTGCCCCCGAGGTGCCGCGTTCTCCTGGTACACCTACTCCCCCACCCGCGTCCGCTACCCGTACGTGCGCGGCGTACTGCTCGAGATGTATCGCGAAGCCAAGGCTCAGTACGGCGATCCAGTCGTTGCTTGGGGCTCGATCATGCAGGATGCCGACAAGACCAAACGCTATCGGTCTGCCCGAGGTAAGGGCGGTCTGGTCCGCTCAAATTGGGAGGAAGTCGCCGAGATCGTGGCGGCCGCAAACGTCTACACGATCAAGCGCTGGGGCCCCGATCGGATCGCCGGTTTCTCACCTATTCCTGCGATGTCACAGGTGTCTTACGTGTCCGGTGCTCGATTCATCGAGCTGATCGGTGGCGCGATGTTGTCGTTCTACGACTGGTATGCCGACCTACCGAACGCCTCACCACAGATGTTCGGCGATCAGACCGACGTCCCCGAGTCCGGCGACTGGTGGGACGCCGGATACCTGATGATGTGGGGATCGAACGTACCGCTGACACGTACTCCGGACGCGCACTGGATGACCGAGGCCCGCTATCGCGGCCAGAAGGTGATCGCCATCGCGCCCGACTACGCCGAGAACGTGAAGTTCGCCGACGAATGGATCGCACCGGCCCCCGGGACGGACGCCGCCCTCGCGCTGGCGATGGGCCACGTGATCCTGAAGGAGTTCTTCGTCGATCGGCTCGAACCGTTCTTTGCCGACTACACGGCAAAGTACACCGACCTGCCCTACCTGGTCACTCTGGACGCACAGGACGACGGTACGTACAAGAGCGGCAAGTTCCTGGTCGCCGGCGACTTCGACAACCCCGAACGTGACTCCGAGAACGCCATGTTCAAACCGGCGTTGGTCGACGGGCGCACCGGCGAGGTGAGCATCCCCAATGGCTCGCTCGGACATCGGTTCGGCGAGGAGGGCGTCGGTCGCTGGAACCTGGACCTTGGCGATGTGGAACCAATGCTGAGCCTGCTGCGAGACGGCGCAGAGCAGGTCG
The sequence above is a segment of the Cumulibacter soli genome. Coding sequences within it:
- a CDS encoding nitrate/nitrite transporter, producing the protein MSATASSSDSSSNASLTTSALGSTTATTRSGNPWFQLTLATIGFAVNFWAWALLSPLGPLFRANGTLGDITEGQVSLLVAVPVIVGSIGRIFIGGLTDKYGGRLMFPLVTGATIIPVLLIGFWAQGSLAAILVMGFFLGIAGTSFAIGVPFVNAWFPPAKRGLAIGIFGAGMGGTAISALTTVPMYENIGDTAPFVICAIVLAVYGVFAWFFMRDAPGRVAPTTSLMSRIVANSKLPITWQASILYAVAFGGYVAFSVYLPVYLRNAYGLEPADASNRMAGFVLIAVIGRPLGGWLADRLGSIRVLGAVFAVVAVCAAIASSNPPLENFGTIVFLLLALALGVGSGAVFALIAQATEPSRVGGVTGIVGAAGGLGGFVPPLIMGAIYGLTSSYQWGLWLLAITSALTLLLTLTVVRKTRARVDAAPH